From a single Cryptococcus neoformans var. neoformans B-3501A chromosome 3, whole genome shotgun sequence genomic region:
- a CDS encoding hypothetical protein (HMMPfam hit to DUF619, Protein of unknown function (DUF619), score: 59.3, E(): 1.1e-14) — MLTGSSGKAFILSILQASPSARDSRSYLSSFAPPQPVDIATATPAATPSDGAQPPAQNPLVNALLNPILRRPALVKIQGPFTDAQLESICRGMAHLQKLGLVSVIVVDRDDLPSTESSDRYEAQRQRAIVRHEVERVVHFLSRHRAAARPVFSTVARIADPELEPEEAQKGVFVEEEGLDHVRRAVGEGEIPVLLPVALDSGCRSRRIPANRVLLALASAMSTHTSSPVDLTPRRLLVINREGGIPSYARQGLPHLYINLASEFSYINRTFQPQWNDSHPTALSNLFLANGCLAHMPREASALIVSHRSPAALIANLITNKPAHSASLPHALLVESEGRITRDTPTLIRKGLPVRVLRSMEEVDQDKLTHLLETSFKRTLDREGFYNRLKNDLDFVIVIGDYAGAAVCTLEGKPVSDSFAYPPNHPEPICYLDKFAVHPSHQGDGTVDFLWVALRDETYGLGQLDASNPSIGSLRGVGRGRDLVWRSRSDNPVNKWYYERSSGFLKTRDEKWKVFWCDAEQRLGEIWREREFGGGRLVRVVEKEEKGRVKWWEEVIGAIPSAWSA; from the coding sequence ATGCTGACAGGGAGTTCCGGGAAGGCATTCATCTTATCAATCTTGcaagcttctccttcagccAGAGACTCTCGTTCTTATCTGTCTTCATttgctcctcctcagcCTGTCGACATTGCTACTGCAACCCCCGCCGCCACCCCATCAGACGGTGCCCAACCTCCTGCCCAAAACCCTCTTGTCAATGCCCTTCTCAATCCTATTCTTCGTCGGCCTGCCCTTGTCAAAATTCAAGGTCCATTTACCGACGCGCAACTTGAATCCATTTGCCGCGGCATGGCGCATCTTCAAAAATTAGGACTCGTTTCTGTCATCGTCGTTGACCGTGATGACTTGCCGTCTACGGAATCTTCCGACCGTTACGAAGCACAGAGACAAAGGGCGATTGTCAGGCATGAAGTCGAAAGGGTTGTGCATTTCCTCTCAAGGCATAGGGCAGCTGCCAGACCAGTCTTTTCAACTGTTGCAAGGATCGCAGACCCTGAGCTGGAGCCAGAGGAGGCACAAAAGGGTGTatttgttgaagaggaaggactTGATCACGTGCGGAGGGCCGTGGGTGAGGGCGAAATTCCCGTATTACTGCCCGTCGCACTCGACTCTGGCTGTCGTTCCCGGAGGATCCCAGCCAACAGAGTGCTTTTGGCTCTTGCTTCTGCAATGTCAACACACACTTCCAGCCCCGTGGACCTTACTCCGAGGAGGTTACTGGTGATCAATCGTGAAGGCGGTATCCCTTCTTATGCTCGACAAGGTCTGCCACACTTATATATCAATCTCGCGTCCGAGTTTTCCTATATCAACCGTACATTTCAACCCCAATGGAATGATTCCCATCCTACTGCCTTGTCAAACCTCTTTCTCGCCAATGGCTGCCTCGCCCACATGCCTCGTGAAGCGTCTGCTTTGATCGTCTCCCATCGATCTCCCGCAGCCTTGATTGCGAATTTAATCACCAACAAGCCCGCACACTCTGCTTCTTTGCCTCATGCCCTGCTTGTCGAGTCTGAGGGTCGTATCACTCGTGATACACCAACACTCATCCGTAAGGGCCTTCCAGTTCGCGTCTTGCGCAGCATGGAAGAAGTCGACCAAGACAAGCTCACACATCTGCTTGAAACCTCTTTCAAACGCACACTTGATCGCGAAGGGTTCTACAACCGTTTAAAGAATGATCTTGACTTTGTGATTGTGATTGGCGATTATGCCGGTGCTGCTGTTTGTACCCTTGAAGGCAAACCCGTTTCTGATTCATTCGCTTACCCCCCAAATCATCCCGAACCTATATGCTACCTTGACAAATTTGCCGTTCATCCTTCACACCAAGGCGATGGTACAGTTGATTTCTTGTGGGTCGCTCTTCGTGATGAGACGTACGGTCTCGGTCAGTTGGATGCTTCAAACCCGTCTATCGGTTCGTTGAGAGGTGTCGGCAGGGGTAGAGATCTTGTCTGGAGGAGCAGAAGTGATAATCCCGTCAACAAATGGTATTACGAGAGGTCAAGTGGCTTCCTGAAGACAAGGGACGAGAAGTGGAAGGTATTTTGGTGTGATGCGGAGCAGAGGCTGGGAGAGATTTGGCGAGAGAGGGAATTTggcggaggaagattgGTTAGAGttgtggaaaaggaggaaaaaggaagggtGAAATGGTGGGAAGAGGTCATCGGAGCGATCCCATCAGCTTGGTCGGCGTAA